The DNA segment AATGTCTCCAGATAGAGAATTGTCCCTCACACATAGGCGATAAAATTAAgggaaattaatatattaagattcaacgataaatactttaaatgtatttttagtttaattatttattaaatatttttaattgaaaatatagttcgatttaatatatacatgttttATGCCAAATGTTAAGAttgtgtgatgtttatatgattcatgagacATGATAACATGTTGCATTGGaattataacattgtgattgagattgagtgtttgtgataaattgagtatctgttgaattgtaagatacatgtgtattgagattttATACGCATtaagttgtgagttatgaactatacaatcacacaactgtaagaccctttaagggcgacgaatTAATGCGctacgagtattgtgatgagattCACTGTGAAAATCCAATGAGTTGAATTAATTCGAGGCATGACGaggtaaaatgattttaaaacaattgagtagctatgtgtattgcatagttcaaacTCTAGTAGCAcgtatatgattttaaatgtcTATTTTAATGAGATGATTAGTCATATGAAGATAACATATTAATACTATGAGATATGTATATGGTGTATGAGGCGTGATAATGAGATATCTTGGGATTATGAAGGTGTGATGAACTTTGTAtaagtgacaagttgagtatgtgttcaATTGTGAGATCACgcgtgtattgagatgttgtgtgcattgcacGATTGTTCAATCACGCGACTATAAAACCCTTTAAAGGCGAAGAGTTAATGcatgacgagtattgtgatgggattcACTGTGGGAACCTgacgagttgaatcactttgaggcgcgaagagttaaaattattttgtgcaCAATTAaggagtcatgtgttttgtatagttcataaaTAGAGTCTGCGTGTTAAAAGGTTTTCAAggttggacctaaatcaggagggagaggccctgacaaaTTCTTCAAAGTCTAGACCTTGGGGATAAATACAcccgatttgagtgctcctttaagtctatGTCGATCCCACATGATTGAAGTATTCTCGCAAAACAacatgaccctgactggtctccctatgattatacctagtgagagtgatctCACTTACTAGTGTATggtctgtcttgtcatgtactccttgGCATCTGACGAGATTTTTCATTGACATGATATCACATTACATATAAGATTGAATCTTCGTATATTTATTGCATAACGCgtgtgtaatgatcattgtgacttgttaCGTGATGGTGAGTAATGAATTATGTGAGTGTGAGATATTGTGTTGTACTTGAGATGTGTTGTTCTAAACATGTGATTAATGTGAATGTGTGgaatgtgattttgtgattaaattcttgggacaagtgatgttacACAATGAGTGGTAAAATGATGCAAATTATGCTAAGTTGagcttgttatacttatattatattatgtgtgtgtgtgtgcacgcACTTTTGTTTATCTCTACctagttaaaaatataataactccctgtgtgttatttgtatttggatcctgtgataatCTCGAATCTTGTGTTTATGGGAGCAGATGATTAGGTGAATGACTTTAAAGAATCTCATGCTAGAGAACTCTggggacacaacgctctgataggatgtggcattggggcatgagtttctatattatttgcataatgttctaaacatgttattttatgttgttccattgtttaacttgttttccatttgtaaaaataattggaCGACCTTGGTTTGGGCCAAAGATGTTTTCATACTcttatttgataagtttttaatttaatgattatgcatttctatgtattttattatataaatatgtatatcagGGTAGAAGGTGTCATAACTTGGTCCCATGGTTTTTCCCTTTCATACTGAGGGGGTTTTCACATTAAAAGTTTCTTggtgttattcttcttcttttactctcttaatttgtttttcttattgcCCATCTTAATCACATAGAGAAGGAAATTTATTCTTGGTATTTCCCAACAGTGGCATTAGAGCTAGGTTGATTCAGGAGCTATCATCCTGTGTGATTCAAGATGGAAGGTGTTGTCACTCATGATGGAGAAATGTTCAAGCTAATTTCTGAAAATTACTCCTATTGGAAGCCGATGATGGAAGACCATTTATATTGAAAAGATTTGCATGAGCCAATAAACCAAAAGGATAAGCTGGATGGAAAGATCACTGACAAAGTGTGGGAGTTCCAAAATTGAAAGGTAGTAGCTATGATTCAAAAATAGATTGACTTAAGCTTGTTTGAGCATGTGTCAACTTATACTAATGCATATGAATTGTGTACAAAAGTTGAGTCTATAATTCAAAAGAAGACACCTCGAAACAAATCCCATCTCGTGAGAAGGTTGGTAAAGTTGGAGTACAAAGATGGCCATAGCATGATTAAGCACTTAAACATTTTCAAGGGGCTCATGAATCAATTGACGAAGATTAACACGAAAATTGATGATGAATTACAAGCTCTTGTACTCCTTATTTCCCTACCAGAGAGTTGGGACATGTTAGTAGTTACTCTAAGTAACTCAGCCCCTAAAGGGAAGCTCGGATACCATCACTGATAGCTTGTTGAGTGAAGAAGCTAGGAGGAAGGAACGAGGTATGATTCTCCAATCTGAAGCTAACATTGTAAAAATCGCGAAAGAATTGCAAGTAGAAGTTGTGATAAATCTCGAGGTCGATCTAAATATCGCTTTTCAAAGATTATCTGTTACTATTGTGGCAAACCAAGTCACAAGGAATCTGAATGTCGATATCTCaagtgagataaaaaaaaatcggcATTATTAAGCCAGATCAAATTGATCTGAAGAAAAAGGAGGATAAGAGCACTACGGTCATGGTTCCTTATTGGTAAAAAATGATTCCTTATATAAGGAATGCATCGTTTGCTGAAGAAATTTGAAGTGCCACTACAATTTGCTCCAATGTTAGAGAACTTGAAAGAAATGGTTCCTTAATATGAGAAACCCACGAAACATCTCCGATTAGAGATGCTCTTAGTGGACCTTCATCTCCTCAAATGTCATCATGGTCGCCTCTCAAAGTTATTGTGGCACTGCTTCTTCTAAAGTTGTGCGTTATTGTCTTCTCGTTAGAGACCATTGTCGCCACCTATGGTTCCTCACCATTGTCGATCTTTACCATCATTGAAGCTTAagtagaaaaacaaacaaataaaaaataaccaaagGCCACTTCAAGTCATGGTTCATCTTCTTtcatggaaaaaaatatataagaaggaagaagaaataaACATTATCCTTTTAATGATAAAGAAGGGGAGGGtgaaaagattatatatatatatatatatatatatatatatacaacaatTTAGTCCATGCAAAAAATACTAACATATTAGTCaagtacattattttttatagaactgatttgtcgtacttttttattttttaacttgtaagggattaatttttttttttcatttttcaggaaCAAATTTATCTTAGTTCCACACTTTCAAcgatcactactaaaaaatatacatttaacatcgccaggttaacatcggtttccggaaaaatcgatgttaacaaaagcacGGTGACATACTTGTAATTAAGATtagtttattaacatcggttttatagaaaaccgatgttaacatgtaactgttaacatcggttttgtaaaaaactgatgttaacacaaATGCGGTggtgatgttaacatcgattttttaaataatcgatgttaacatccactagttaacatcggttttttaaaacactGATGTTGACATGAACtacttaacatcagttttgtttaaaaaaccgatgttgtcccTTTCATAAGTACTAAAACCCCGAAAATCCATTTTCCTCCACGCGTTCAGTAACCAAAACTCTTTCTCCATTGTAGAGTGTGAGTGAGCACCCTACTTCGCTTTGAGTGGCGCCTGCTTCTTCCTTTGTTTGAATGGTTTTCGTTGCAAGCTGCCTTTCTGATTTTTGCTACAAATTTTAAGCTAAAATAGCATCTTAATTGTTTGTCTTCGAGTTTGATTATTTCACCCTCCTGGGGATTCTATGCTTTTTGTGGCTTTGTGTTTACAGTGACCCTGGAGCACAACTGCACTGTGCCTTTGTGGGTTTGTGTTTATAGTGACCGTGGAGCTCACCTATCAGCGAAGTTTCCATCAAAGGTAAGTACTACATTGTCCctgaaacatttatttttgttccATGATAGAAAAATGGTTGAACCCAGCATTTACTAATTCATATGGTACCGTTGTCCGCCTATTTTTGTGCCTGTGTTTGCCTTGTTGAATTTAGTTATCAGTTTAGTTCAATTCAAAATAGTTTTTAGAACTaacctaggttacgagaatatGCACTTCCTGTTTGATGTAGCGTATGTCACTGACACTGACTATGTATGTTGAGCAATTCTAGCATCTGCTTgaaaatatgttctattgaaaATGCTATATACATGGAACGAAACACTCCAATTAGACCTTTTTTTGGTACACAgaaattaactttaattaattatacttaatGACTACGTGCTTGTGTAAAAATTGCTCTAGACTGCCAAACTATTTTACTTCAGCAAAAATCAACGAAATGGTGTGttagtaatataaaattaaaagaataaagcaTCAAGAACCATTTTCCTAATCACTGCAAAATTGGTCATTCAggataattttgtattataagGTCACTCAATTCAGGATATAGTATTAGTCTCTTGTAATTCTTCTGCTGAATGGTAAATCTTTATGTTGTATATTAAATGTAGTCTCGGGTTATTTTTGACGAGATATAATAGTGAAACAATTTAGATTTGGTCTATGTTGGATGCTTACACATTTGACTGATTGAAAGTAAGTCTCAGTCAATATTTGTCATAAGTTTGTCTTTGACACTGCAGGTTACCTAAAATTTACACAGAAAACAAATTAGAAGGAGtagaagaaattgaaaatagatttCAGTGTAATTTGTAGCATATAAATGGGTAAAGCTAGTaggaaaaaaatgttactaTTGAAAATAAGAGACCTAGAACTTAAAAGCATTATCATCATATCTTATAGAGTTGCTTCCATCAGGAATTTTTTGTGAGCAGAACACTAAGGTTTTTGAAGTCTGATCCTTTTGTCTGAGTAAATTGAAGAAAACATAGCTAAAACCTTTCTGAACTAGTCCATATAGATTGAAATTTCTATTTCAATTACTTTGGGAAAACTTCATTTTAGTGTATATACACACACAAGCTACTCCAATTCCCCTGCGTACCTCTAGCTAGTGACTGTTCTCTTCCTCAACTTCTTCAAGCAGTGCTTGTTTTTGTGCTTCTGTTAGGGTCTCTAACCGCTTCTACATATTGAATAAAGGCAATATTATTGAACAACATCGTATACTCACAAACAATGTGAACACACAAGAAGTTGCAGACAATTTTCAAGCTTCGGCCATATGTTTAGAATGACTTTTTTTACCACACTACATCAGTCTCTCAAGCACACTAGAAGAAAggaaagtaaaagtaaaagctCAGTAGCTGAATTACTATTCCTCTGTTAGGTTCCTAATGAATTGAACACTAGTAGCTGTTGTTACTGTGTCAACAAATTCGTTCTCGGCAattgttgtttcttctcttAATATATGCTCTATCACCTTTTCCCATAGCTTCATAGTGTGACTCATAAGTTTGATATCTTTGTAGTTAGCACAATTTTGGATATGTCCTTGTTATTAAAAATTGGGACCAAAGTACTCTTCCTCCACTCATATGGCATCTTCTTagataagcaaaaataaaattgccttgtcaaaaaaaaatcatgtcaaacctttgagttattattttatatccaaATATTAGGGATTTATGATGGATTTGAGGTTGATAGTTTTATAAGTTTAAAAGTcagaaatttatataaaaaattgatataatttaaaGGATTCTATAGGATATAAGAATATGGTTGGAACtgaaaattttgagaattttctattttatattaaatttgatgatttgaataatGAGTTTTGAGTACAAGAtgatttaaaacaatttaactGATTTACTTTGAGaagatttaaagtaaaaaaaaaaaaaaaaaagagaatttgaTGGTCTTCTGGCCCAAGAGGTTCCTCTTTTAAGAAAGCTTCAAGGCACTTGTAAATAGAAACTGATTCTTGCATTCTCTTGGAAAATAGCTAGGGCTTGAATCAAGCAGCTATGTATCATACATTTTAAGCAAGAGAACTACCGCAGACAGCTATCCAGACGACATTGTGACTTGTGGTAATGGTTTGTTCACTATTATCTTGGCCCTCTCTAATCCTTGTAAGTAGAATTCAAAGTTAGTTGAAGAATGAATGTCATCCTCTGTTCCACTGTTTGAGTCTGCATCATTCCCCATTGTTGTAGAGTTAGTAGCATCACCCAATTCATAGTAGCATCATCCTCTGTTCCACTATTTTTGTCTTTCATGTTAATCCTCTGTAAATATTTGTTAGTTGATTCTGTTAGGCTTAAGTAACGGGTTAAGTGCCAGCTTAGGTACCCGACTGATCTTTCACGTGTTTATTGTCATGGCCATGggcattttctttttaagttgatTTAATTTTCAGAATACGGAGATGACCTAATCTTGAAACATGTTCCTTATTAGAAGACAATTCCCTTAAATTTCCATGTACATGTTACTTGGAGAGTGGGGATTGATTTGAATCTTATTATTTGCAAAAGGTGTgtcttttttataagttattattataattataatgattattatttGGGAAAACGGCTATGAAATGAATGTTACATCATAAATTGATTAtatgaaaaatgaataattGATGAGAATTGAGTATTGATGCACTATTAAGTGAGTAGTAGGAAATAGCGGTTCAGATATCCTGCATTAaactatctttttgttttccaaTTAGACTCGACTGCaccatttttgataaaaaaaaaaaagttaaaaacacaCCACTTTTGTTTCAGCTTTACACAGTTTTTGAATATTGATTGTTTCGGTATATATTCTTtctttgatatagtttaaattatattttcttttctggtATATATTAGTAGTAaagttttatacttttaaatatgttttatttttttagttaatacccaaaattcaaactgcattaaaacaaaaaggaaaaatcaatAAGATTGCACCATTGATAAGAAACCATATCTAACTCTTATCGCATTAGAAGTTATAAAGTTGATATAGTGGTTGAAGAATGAAGCAAGAAGAGAGAGATTATTGGTTGGGATCACTCCCACTAAACTTCTAAAATATTAACCACTaacatttgtttataaaaataaaaaaaaaacttttattgcATCCATGTTACAATCGCACCATTGTTATCTTGGAAGAAAATCTAACTTAAATAATGGATATAACCTCTTGCATTAATATAGAATTGCACTTAATTTCTATTGGCAACTTCCCTTTTCTTTCTAACATTGCTTTCTTTGCatgtagaatatattttttactttcgaGAACcttttgattttatgttttctgtcatatataattgtaatgtaaaaaaaaaataaatgatttgacTTTATTGATGAAAAAGATTATAATGATTTCACAACAGAATTAACAAGTTCATCAACACTTTTAGGGGTGTCTTTATATTATAAGGATTAAGTGACACGGAAAAATCTAGGATCTAAAACATTCAAATCAGTAGAATTTGCACTTTGACTCATTAAAACGATCAAATATCAAATTCATCTTCCAAAGATGCCGGATGAAATTCAGCATCATATTGATCAATATGTGTTCTTGTATATTGTCTTGTTGAATAAATATCATGTCTTAAATCCTCTTTACCATTTTTCCTTGATagcaaataatattttacaatcAGTGATAttgtacaattttttctttctttcttttgactgttgcgctggaaattgaacagtgaagagtgaagttctTTTGTCACACTCATTGATTTTCCTTTGATTTCGAAGAAAgcctaacacacacacacacacacacacacacacacacacacacacacacacacacacacacacacacacacacacacacacacacacacacacacacacacacacacacacacacacacacacacacacacacacacacacacacacacacacacacacacacacacacacacacaccacacacacacacacacacacacacacacacacaacacacacacacacacacacacacacacacacacacacacacacacacacacacacacacacacacacacaccacacacacacacacacacacacacacacacacacacacacacaccacacacacacacacacacacacacacacacacacacacacacacacacacacacacacacacacacacacacacacacacacacacacacacacacacacacacacacacacaagtttgataacaaatttgttcAATTATACATGCAAAAATTTCTTCAATTCTGACTTATTAGCTGTGACAAGGTAGCTGGCCTCTTCATAAGGTACTTACCTAACATTAACTTAAATTCTATTGTAGTGGTGATGACCTACTaatattagtgaaaacaaatttgccaagtgtaccttagttaatttgttcagagttgttaaaaatgaatagtttttaacttgagttattcctattttaaattttcaaatatgcttgcatgattgtatttgtatgaggattatattcttttttatataaattttgggAAGCTGAACAGTAGTTAGTATAATGTCGGTATTTTAGGGGCAGTGTAGTTATTTAAGGGTACTTGCTAGTGTTTTAGGGGAATAACAAAGGCAAGTCTAGTCTTTATCAAACACCTAAATAGAAACTCAAGCCCTTCTTCAAGATGTTGATTAAGAGACTCGACTTTCTCCAATTGGTTTTGCAGCTTATTCATTTTTGAAATAGGCAAACATCAAGCCCAAGACAACAAGGCAGAGCACTATCTATGGCCTATCCTACATCAAGCCCAACGCAGATAATGTTAGAATGTTGAAGTCATTTTTGCCCATCATAAGCCTCATTTCTCATCTTCCATAAATTGCAGCAGGCACAATGCCACAacaaatgttttgattttgttgatttttttcctttgacCATAGTAGTAAAAAGCTTGTAAAACTGCAGTAAAACATCTGGTAGTGAAAAAGAATAACCAATCTCATCGTCCAGTTGGTGCTGTAGGTTGCAATGAGCAATCTTTGATTCAATCTTTGTTGACAAAACTACCTAGTCTTGGGCACCACAGCCTTAAATCCACAGCTCCTAACCTTAATTAAAATCCACACTTACCATTGTTTTCCTGGGAATTCCAAAAGATCATACACATGAAGACATTCTAAATTAGTGTTACCTAGGAGCTGCCATATTCGATATTATCCCAGCTTCCGAAGCTGTTTGTTCCATGTCTCCTCTGTGATTGTTCAGCATGATGAGAATATGCAAGGCTTGTTGATTCATGTCCACACTCGAATTTAATCTCCATTATCCTTCTAACGGCTTCCGCCATGTCTAACCGCCGCTGAGGGTTGCTTTCAGTGCAAGTAGCACCAATGTGGAGGAGTTGCTCCATCTCACCAAGCCAATTCCTAGAGCCTGCAATCTCAGGATCAAGCACTTCTGATTCCCTTCCCTCAGAGATTGCAGTTTCCACCCATTGCACCACATCAGCCCCACCCTTTCCATTGCTGAGATACTGAGAAGGGAACCTCCCTATCAATATCTCAATTATCACAACACCAAGACAGTAAACAACGCAATTGCGTGAAACTTGGCCTTGTTGTGCTACGTCTGGTGCCTTGTAAGCGAATAATGTTTGTGCAATGGTTGAAGGGTTAACCATGTGGCTGAACCCGTAATCC comes from the Glycine soja cultivar W05 chromosome 6, ASM419377v2, whole genome shotgun sequence genome and includes:
- the LOC114416351 gene encoding pollen receptor-like kinase 6, with protein sequence MTVLKLLHFRKHHRISLIFFASDRGASHVKLHWPARLKIVRGIAQGMHYLYTVLGSSDLPHEYLKSINVLLGPDNEPMLVDYGFSHMVNPSTIAQTLFAYKAPDVAQQGQVSRNCVVYCLGVVIIEILIGRFPSQYLSNGKGGADVVQWVETAISEGRESEVLDPEIAGSRNWLGEMEQLLHIGATCTESNPQRRLDMAEAVRRIMEIKFECGHESTSLAYSHHAEQSQRRHGTNSFGSWDNIEYGSS